In a single window of the Gossypium hirsutum isolate 1008001.06 chromosome D02, Gossypium_hirsutum_v2.1, whole genome shotgun sequence genome:
- the LOC107907730 gene encoding phytosulfokine receptor 1: MRSTTTRAGGVLLPIIKFSLSAGDSSCKKQLQQMIQGSQEPACHMNDLTALKGFAKCLEPDIGGWNWSSSNCCSFTGITCDNSSDIYGRLVGLELGNKRLTGTICESLVGLEQLRILNLSLNSLHGKIPANLFHFRNLEVLDLSNNYLVGPLPSAIHLPSIKYLDLSKNYFSSFISMRFCTSSSHIQYLDLAHNFFGEGLIYLENCTSLQYVFLNGNGLSGTFPENLFRLQHLRVLHLQQNQFSGPLSYGIGNLSNLVELDISLNDFSGSLPDVFGRLRKLESFSASSNRLTGLLPASLVNSASRLRIDLHNNSLDGPIRIKCSAMAQVTSLDLASNNFQGPVPASLSSCQSLRALNLARTKLGGVVPFKFRNLHALEILTLGNTSINNISTALEILQHCKNLTILDLGLNFYLEEMPSNVNLQFTSLTALIIPFCHLRGSLPIWLSSSKMLQLLDLSWNSLGGSLPSWIGKFEYLFYLDLSNNSFSGEIPESLTGLENLVHKTALLKESCEHISLVKRKEQGRLRLVYDNICTFPPTIDLSHNKFTGPIWPSFGNLKNLHVLNLEENNLSGSIPDSISGMTSLEVLDLSCNNLSGEIPYSLVHLSFLSVFNVSYNRLYGDTPSGGQFMTFPDSSFDGNQALCPRLVAPCQRKQIPPVVFPGKKMKIMDWNFGIGAAIGFLLTVFFCFKSGWVIPKGREEMPSNVNLLRHFYILSPERFSSNLVE; encoded by the exons ATGCGTAGTACCACTACTAGAGCAGGTGGGGTTTTGTTGCCCATCATCAAGTTCTCTTTGTCTGCTGGAGATTCGTCATGTAAAAAGCAATTGCAG CAGATGATACAGGGATCTCAAGAACCAGCATGCCATATGAATGACTTAACGGCCCTCAAGGGTTTCGCCAAATGTTTAGAACCGGATATTGGCGGGTGGAACTGGAGCAGCTCCAATTGCTGCTCATTTACAGGCATCACTTGTGACAATTCCTCTGATATATATGGAAGATTGGTCGGGTTAGAGCTTGGGAACAAAAGACTCACAGGCACAATATGTGAGAGCTTGGTTGGATTGGAGCAACTCAGAATCCTGAACCTCTCGCTTAATTCTCTCCATGGTAAAATTCCTGCCAACTTGTTTCATTTTCGGAACCTAGAAGTCCTTGACTTGAGTAACAATTATCTCGTCGGTCCACTTCCTTCTGCAATTCATTTACCATCAATTAAGTACTTGGATCTCTCAAAGAATTATTTCTCTAGCTTCATTAGCATGCGATTCTGCACAAGTTCATCTCATATCCAATATCTTGATCTTGCACATAACTTCTTCGGAGaaggtttgatatatttggagaaTTGCACTTCATTGCAGTATGTTTTCCTTAATGGAAATGGTCTGTCAGGAACTTTCCCTGAGAATTTGTTCCGGCTACAACATCTCCGAGTTCTGCACCTTCAACAAAATCAGTTTTCGGGGCCTCTGAGTTACGGAATTGGGAACCTTTCTAACCTTGTTGAATTGGATATCTCCTTGAATGACTTTAGTGGAAGTCTTCCAGACGTTTTTGGGAGACTGAGAAAGCTAGAATCCTTCTCTGCCAGCTCAAATAGATTAACTGGATTATTGCCTGCTTCATTGGTGAATTCGGCTTCACGTTTGAGGATTGATCTGCACAACAACAGTCTTGACGGTCCGATCAGAATAAAGTGTTCTGCAATGGCCCAAGTCACCTCACTTGATCTCGCTTCTAACAATTTCCAGGGGCCAGTTCCTGCTAGTCTATCCTCTTGCCAGAGCTTGAGAGCTCTGAATCTTGCACGCACCAAACTCGGTGGTGTAGTTCCATTCAAGTTTAGAAATCTGCACGCACTAGAAATCCTCACGCTCGGAAACACCAGCATCAATAATATATCCACAGCACTTGAGATACTACAACACTGCAAAAATTTGACTATATTGGACCTTGGTTTGAACTTTTACCTGGAAGAAATGCCTAGCAATGTAAATCTGCAATTCACGAGTCTTACGGCACTTATTATTCCATTTTGTCACCTGAGAGGTTCTCTTCCAATTTGGTTGAGTAGTTCTAAAATGTTGCAATTGCTGGATCTGTCATGGAATTCATTGGGAGGTTCCCTTCCTTCTTGGATAGGCAAGTTCGAATATCTCTTTTACTTGGACTTGTCTAACAATTCCTTTTCCGGGGAGATACCAGAAAGTTTAACCGGACTAGAAAACCTTGTCCACAAAACTGCTCTACTGAAAGAATCATGTGAACACATCTCTCTCGTAAAAAGGAAAGAGCAAGGTAGGCTACGCTTGGTATATGACAATATATGCACCTTCCCACCGACTATTGATTTAAGTCATAACAAGTTTACTGGACCAATCTGGCCAAGCTTTGGGAACTTGAAGAACCTTCATGTATTGAATTTGGAAGAGAACAACCTTTCAGGAAGCATTCCAGATAGCATCTCAGGGATGACAAGCTTGGAAGTATTAGATTTGTCTTGTAACAATCTCTCCGGTGAAATACCTTATTCTCTGGTACATCTCAGCTTTTTGTCTGTATTCAATGTATCATACAATAGACTTTACGGGGATACACCTTCAGGAGGTCAATTCATGACGTTCCCTGATTCAAGCTTTGATGGGAACCAGGCTCTCTGTCCTAGACTAGTCGCACCATGTCAAAGAAAACAGATTCCTCCAGTTGTGTTCCCTGGTAAAAAGATGAAGATTATGGATTGGAACTTTGGAATTGGTGCagcaattggttttcttctcacTGTCTTCTTTTGCTTCAAATCAGGCTGGGTTATTCCTAAAGGAAGG GAAGAAATGCCTAGCAACGTGAATCTGCTAAGGCACTTCTACATTTTGTCACCAGAGAGGTTCTCTTCCAATTTGGTTGAGTAG
- the LOC107908942 gene encoding phytosulfokine receptor 1: protein MGIPKVSLAFVMVVIMFQQMIQGSQEPACYMNDLTAIKGFAKCLEPDIGGWNWSSSNCCSFTGITCDNSSDIYGRVVGLELGNKRLTGTICESLVGLKQLRILNLSLNSLHGKIPANLFHFRNLEVLDLSNNYLVGPLPSAIHLPSIKYLDLSKNYFSSFISMRLCTSSSHIQYLDLAHNFFGEGLIYLENCTSLQYVFLNGNGLSGTFPENLFRLQHLRVLHLQQNQFSGPLSYGIGNLSNLVELDISLNDFSGSLPDVFGRLRKLESFSASSNRLTGLLPASLVNSASLLRIYLHNNSLDGPIRINCSAMARVTSLDLASNNFQGPVPASLSSCQSLRALNLARNKLGGVVPFEFRNLHALESLSLGNTSINNISTALEILQHCKNLTILVLGLNFYQEEMPSNVNLQFTSLKALIIPFCHLRGSLPIWLSSSKMLQLLDLSWNSLGGSLPSWIGKFEYLFYLDLSNNSFSGEIPESLTGLENLVHKTALLKESSEHFSLVKSKEQGRPYLVYNDVWSFPPTIDLSHNMFSGPIWPSFGNLKNLHDLSLEENNLSGSIPESISGMTSLEVLDLSRNNLSGEIPHSLARLSFLSVFNVSYNRLYGDTPSGGQFMTFPESSFDGNQALCPRLLAPCQRKQIPPLVSPGKKMKIVDWNFGIGAATGFLLTVFFCFKSGWVFPKGRVCRY, encoded by the coding sequence ATGGGCATCCCAAAGGTGTCTTTGGCTTTCGTTATGGTGGTTATCATGTTTCAGCAGATGATACAGGGGTCTCAAGAACCAGCATGCTATATGAATGACTTAACGGCCATCAAGGGTTTCGCCAAATGTTTAGAACCGGATATTGGCGGGTGGAACTGGAGCAGCTCCAATTGCTGCTCATTTACAGGTATCACTTGTGACAATTCCTCTGATATATATGGAAGAGTGGTCGGGTTAGAGCTTGGGAACAAAAGACTCACAGGCACAATATGTGAGAGCTTGGTTGGATTGAAGCAACTCAGAATCCTGAACCTCTCGCTTAATTCTCTCCATGGTAAAATTCCTGCCAACTTGTTTCATTTTCGGAACCTAGAAGTCCTTGACTTGAGTAACAATTATCTCGTCGGTCCACTTCCTTCTGCAATTCATTTACCATCAATTAAGTATTTGGATCTCTCAAAGAATTATTTCTCTAGCTTCATTAGCATGCGATTATGCACAAGTTCATCTCATATCCAATATCTTGATCTTGCACATAACTTCTTCGGAGaaggtttgatatatttggagaaTTGTACTTCATTGCAGTATGTTTTCCTTAATGGAAATGGTCTGTCAGGAACTTTCCCTGAGAATTTGTTCCGGCTACAACATCTCCGAGTTCTGCACCTTCAACAAAATCAGTTTTCGGGGCCTCTGAGTTACGGAATTGGGAACCTTTCTAACCTTGTTGAATTGGATATCTCCTTGAATGACTTTAGTGGAAGTCTTCCAGACGTTTTTGGGAGACTGAGAAAGCTAGAATCCTTCTCTGCCAGCTCAAATAGATTAACTGGATTATTGCCTGCTTCATTGGTGAATTCGGCTTCACTTTTGAGGATTTATCTGCACAACAACAGTCTTGACGGTCCGATCAGAATAAATTGTTCTGCAATGGCCCGAGTCACCTCACTTGATCTCGCTTCTAACAATTTCCAAGGGCCAGTTCCTGCTAGTCTATCCTCTTGCCAGAGCTTGAGAGCTCTGAATCTTGCACGCAACAAACTCGGTGGTGTAGTTCCATTCGAATTTAGAAATCTGCACGCACTGGAATCCCTCTCTCTCGGAAACACCAGCATCAATAATATATCCACAGCACTTGAGATACTACAACACTGCAAAAATTTGACTATATTGGTCCTTGGTTTGAACTTTTACCAGGAAGAAATGCCTAGCAATGTGAATCTGCAATTCACGAGTCTTAAGGCACTTATTATTCCATTTTGTCACCTGAGAGGTTCTCTTCCAATTTGGTTGAGTAGTTCTAAAATGTTGCAATTGCTGGATCTGTCGTGGAATTCATTGGGAGGTTCCCTTCCTTCTTGGATAGGCAAGTTCGAATATCTCTTTTACTTGGACTTGTCTAACAATTCCTTTTCCGGGGAGATACCGGAAAGTTTAACCGGACTAGAAAACCTTGTCCACAAAACTGCTCTACTGAAAGAATCATCTGAACACTTCTCACTGGTAAAAAGCAAAGAGCAAGGTAGGCCATATTTGGTATACAATGATGTATGGAGCTTCCCGCCGACTATTGATTTAAGTCATAACATGTTTAGTGGACCAATCTGGCCAAGTTTTGGGAACTTGAAGAACCTTCATGATTTGAGTTTGGAAGAGAACAACCTTTCAGGAAGCATTCCAGAGAGTATATCAGGGATGACAAGCTTGGAAGTATTGGATTTGTCTCGTAACAATCTCTCTGGCGAAATACCTCATTCTCTAGCACGTCTCAGCTTTTTATCTGTATTCAACGTATCATACAATAGGCTTTACGGGGATACACCCTCAGGAGGTCAATTCATGACATTTCCTGAATCAAGCTTTGACGGGAACCAGGCTCTTTGCCCTAGACTACTGGCACCATGTCAAAGAAAACAGATTCCTCCACTTGTGTCCCCTGGTAAAAAGATGAAGATTGTGGATTGGAACTTTGGAATTGGAGCTGCAACTGGTTTTCTTCTCACTGTCTTCTTTTGCTTCAAATCAGGCTGGGTTTTTCCTAAAGGAAGGGTATGCAGATACTGA
- the LOC107908941 gene encoding dicarboxylate transporter 2.1, chloroplastic yields MESLALQAFSTVTTTPFSLSSRSSLHLRSRPITKISQPSVFPSSSIPTLRSPLKPLLLLPERPKPLISPIRAVSRNDSTPPTETTTSPPPQGAKLFPLFLSVSIGLIVRFLVPKPVEVTPQAWQLLAIFLSTIAGLVLSPLPVGAWAFIGLTTSIVTKTLPFASAFSAFTNEVIWLIVISFFFARGFVKTGLGDRIATYFVKWLGKSTLGLSYGLTLSEALIAPAMPSTTARAGGVFLPIIKSLSLSAGSRPGDSSSKKLGSYLIQSQFQSAGNSSALFLTAAAQNLLCLKLAEELGIVISSPWVSWFKAASLPALVSLLLTPLILYKLYPPETKDTPDAPAMAAKKLENMGPVTRNEWIMVGTMLLAVALWVCGESLGIPSAVAAMIGLSILLLLGVLDWNDCLSEKSAWDTLAWFAVLVGMAGQLTNLGIVSWMSGCVAKVLQSLSLSWPAALGVLQASYFFIHYLFASQTGHVGALYSAFLAMHLAAGVPGMLAALALAYNTNLFGALTHYSSGQAAVYYGAGYVDLPEVFKMGFIMASINAIIWGVVGKFWWKFLGLY; encoded by the exons ATGGAGAGCTTAGCCCTTCAAGCTTTCTCCACTGTTACCACCACTCCCTTCTCGCTTTCCTCCCGGTCTTCGCTTCACCTCCGGTCTAGACCCATTACGAAAATTTCCCAGCCATCCGTTTTCCCTTCATCTTCAATCCCCACCCTTCGATCTCCGCTCAAGCCTCTCTTATTACTTCCCGAACGACCCAAGCCCCTCATTTCACCTATCCGGGCCGTTTCTCGAAACGACAGCACCCCACCTACTGAAACGACCACCTCTCCTCCTCCTCAAGGAGCCAAACTCTTCCCTTTGTTTCTCTCAGTTTCCATTGGTCTAATTGTTCGTTTTCTCGTTCCCAAACCGGTCGAAGTAACTCCACAAGCCTGGCAACTTTTGGCCATCTTTTTATCCACAATCGCCGGTCTAGTCTTAAGCCCTTTACCCGTTGGAGCATGGGCTTTTATAGGTCTCACAACTTCCATCGTCACCAAAACGCTGCCGTTTGCGTCCGCCTTCAGTGCTTTCACCAATGAagtcatttggttgattgtcatTTCCTTCTTTTTCGCTCGTGGATTCGTGAAAACGGGGCTCGGGGATAGAATCGCTACTTATTTCGTCAAATGGTTGGGCAAAAGCACGTTGGGGTTGTCTTATGGACTGACTTTGAGTGAGGCCTTGATTGCGCCGGCGATGCCTAGTACTACTGCTAGAGCTGGTGGGGTTTTCTTGCCCATTATTAAGTCCTTGTCTTTGTCTGCTGGAAGTCGGCCTGGAGATTCGTCATCCAAGAAGCTTGGGAGTTATCTAATTCAATCGCAGTTTCAG TCTGCTGGCAACTCCAGTGCTCTTTTCTTGACTGCTGCAGCTCAGAATTTGCTATGCCTCAAATTAGCAGAGGAGCTTGGGATTGTCATTTCAAGTCCTTGGGTTTCGTGGTTCAAGGCGGCTAGTTTACCAGCACTTGTTTCTCTACTGCTTACTCCATTGATTTTATACAAGCTTTATCCTCCCGAAACCAAAGACACACCAGATGCCCCTGCAATGGCAGCAAAGAAACTAGAGAACATGGGTCCTGTCACTAGAAATGAATGGATCATGGTTGGAACAATGCTTCTTGCAGTTGCTCTATGGGTCTGTGG TGAGAGTCTTGGTATACCAAGTGCTGTGGCTGCAATGATCGGTTTGTCAATACTCCTTTTGTTAGGCGTGCTCGACTGGAATGATTGCTTAAGCGAAAAATCAGCATGGGATACATTGGCTTGGTTTGCTGTTTTGGTAGGCATGGCAGGCCAATTGACAAACCTTGGGATAGTGAGCTGGATGTCTGGTTGTGTAGCTAAGGTCCTTCAATCTCTCTCATTGAGCTGGCCAGCTGCATTGGGTGTTCTTCAGGCATCATACTTTTTCATCCACTACCTATTTGCAAGTCAAACCGGTCATGTAGGTGCATTATACTCCGCTTTTCTCGCCATGCATTTGGCAGCTGGAGTACCTGGCATGTTAGCAGCACTGGCTCTTGCTTACAACACCAATCTTTTTGGTGCCCTAACACATTATAGCAGTGGTCAGGCAGCTGTCTACTATGGAG CCGGATACGTAGACCTTCCCGAGGTATTCAAGATGGGATTTATAATGGCTTCCATTAATGCCATCATCTGGGGTGTTGTTGGAAAATTCTGGTGGAAATTTTTGGGCCTCTACTGA
- the LOC107908940 gene encoding bifunctional riboflavin biosynthesis protein RIBA 1, chloroplastic, translating into MASFNVSSPSTAALSRLQSSKSFKFFNGLHSTNLFLTNGCLPDLALTRLDSRSSFVIKSGGKTRAALVSGEGNILSYSNGNDATTNGTLFRDKSVGIKAQQDAIAFGTLAADTAPTSNGFPIDNDDSDLDRPTEGFASILEAIEDIRQGKMVLVVDDEDRENEGDLIMAAELATPEAMAFIVKHGTGIVCVSMLEEDLERLQLPLMVNQRENEEKLRTAFTVTVDAKHGTTTGVSAHDRATTVLALASRESKPEDFNRPGHIFPLKYREGGVLKRAGHTEASVDLAVLAGLDPVAVLCEVVDDDGSMARLPKLRQFAERENLKIISIADLIRYRRKRDKLIELAGAARIPTMWGPFTAHCYRSILDGIEHIAMVKGEIGDGQDILVRVHSECLTGDIFGSARCDCGNQLGLAMKQIEAAGRGVLVYLRGHEGRGIGLGHKLRAYNLQDAGRDTVEANVELGLPVDSREYGIGAQILRDLGVRAMKLMTNNPAKYSGLKGYGLTIASRVPLLTPITRENKRYLETKRAKMGHIYGLDFNGSLNSLIIGGNGNTVAPTDAASES; encoded by the exons ATGGCTTCTTTCAACGTATCTTCTCCTTCAACTGCAGCTCTTTCTCGTCTTCA GTCATCCAAAAGTTTCAAATTCTTTAATGGATTGCACAGCACAAATCTATTCTTAACAAATGGCTGCTTACCTGATTTGGCCTTGACGCGGTTGGATAGTAGATCATCCTTTGTTATTAAAAGTGGTGGCAAAACTAGAGCTGCACTTGTATCTGGAGAAGGCAACATCCTGTCTTATTCGAATGGCAATGATGCTACAACAAATGGTACCCTCTTCCGTGATAAATCGGTAGGGATCAAAGCACAACAAGATGCAATAGCATTTGGAACTCTTGCGGCCGATACTGCTCCTACAAGTAATGGCTTTCCCATTGATAATGATGATTCTGATTTGGATCGTCCAACTGAAGGTTTTGCTTCCATCCTTGAGGCAATCGAGGACATTCGCCAGGGCAAG ATGGTATTGGTTGTAGATGATGAGGACAGAGAGAATGAAGGAGATCTTATAATGGCAGCTGAGTTGGCGACACCGGAAGCAATGGCCTTTATCGTGAAGCATGGAACTGGGATCGTTTGTGTGAGCATGCTAGAGGAAGATCTGGAGAGGTTGCAGCTTCCTTTGATGGTGAACCAAAGAGAGAATGAAGAGAAACTCCGCACTGCATTCACAGTTACAGTG GATGCAAAACACGGTACTACAACTGGTGTATCAGCTCATGATAGAGCAACAACAGTATTGGCCCTTGCTTCTAGAGAATCCAAACCTGAGGACTTCAACCGCCCGGGTCACATTTTCCCACTGAAGTATAGGGAAGGTGGTGTCCTAAAAAGAGCTGGGCATACAGAAGCTTCTGTTGATCTAGCAGTGCTAGCTGGACTGGACCCTGTTGCAGTTCTCTGTGAGGTTGTAGATGATGATGGATCCATGGCTAGATTACCAAAGCTTCGCCAATTTGCTGAGCGGGAGAACTTGAAAATTATATCCATTGCTGATTtaattag GTATAGGAGAAAGAGGGATAAATTAATTGAGCTTGCTGGTGCTGCACGGATTCCAACTATGTGGGGGCCATTCACCGCCCATTGTTACAGGTCGATATTGGATGGGATTGAGCATATAGCAATGGTTAAG GGTGAGATTGGAGATGGGCAAGATATTCTTGTGAGGGTTCACTCGGAATGCCTCACGGGAGACATATTTGGATCCGCTAGATGTGACTGTGGGAATCAGCTTGGCCTTGCAATGAAACAGATTGAGGCTGCTGGCAGGGGTGTTTTGGTATACCTTCGTGGACATGAAGGCAGGGGAATTGGTTTGGGCCACAAGCTTCGTGCATATAATCTTCAGGACGCTGGTCGTGACACAGTCGAAGCTAATGTGGAACTTGGATTGCCCGTTGATTCAAGAGAATATGGCATTGGCGCACAG ATACTGAGGGATCTTGGCGTGCGAGCGATGAAACTGATGACTAACAATCCGGCCAAGTACAGTGGACTCAAGGGTTATGGATTAACAATAGCAAGCAGGGTTCCACTACTAACTCCTATTACAAGGGAGAATAAGAGATACTTGGAAACAAAACGAGCTAAAATGGGTCACATATATGGCTTAGATTTTAACGGCAGTTTGAACAGTCTCATTATCGGCGGCAATGGTAACACGGTTGCTCCGACGGATGCTGCATCTGAATCCTAG
- the LOC121214584 gene encoding classical arabinogalactan protein 1, whose amino-acid sequence MALSRFVYLIMLALLFCSVIAQSPTPSPVSSPKKSPSSTPTPISSPPTISAPSPSEVPSATTPSPATVESPPSPSALSPNASPTSISEPPAGAPGPAENSAVRFGAAGSVAVGVLMVAMVL is encoded by the coding sequence ATGGCTCTCTCTCGTTTCGTTTACTTAATCATGCTGGCATTGCTTTTTTGCTCCGTTATAGCACAATCTCCGACGCCGTCTCCTGTTTCTTCGCCGAAGAAATCTCCGTCATCTACTCCGACACCGATCTCTTCACCTCCTACAATATCTGCTCCGTCTCCGTCGGAGGTTCCGTCAGCGACTACACCGTCTCCAGCAACTGTTGAGTCACCTCCATCTCCTTCTGCTCTGTCACCGAATGCCAGTCCCACGTCAATTTCTGAACCTCCTGCCGGAGCTCCGGGACCAGCGGAGAATAGTGCCGTTAGGTTTGGTGCTGCTGGATCTGTTGCGGTTGGAGTGTTGATGGTCGCTATGGTACTGTAG